A single region of the Hylaeus volcanicus isolate JK05 chromosome 5, UHH_iyHylVolc1.0_haploid, whole genome shotgun sequence genome encodes:
- the LOC128877273 gene encoding protein artichoke, whose product MITVWLLSSILLLSSVHSSKQAWVPCVELRRNLQVPCKCSVSTEYVRSLEMNCDRVIFARDTVESLRGQPIVSVSQRNSGYQTLPEDLLDSGLNLRKLDLSGNSIYKLMNRLLAAQPKLEELKLADNLLGDSLNPIFSSNEFHGMRELRLLDLSRNGLRSIEEGIFKGCESLEQLYLDGNDLTAVPTASLKGPKSIRVLSLSGNNIESLPRAAFSMVGDSLLRLDLSENELSHMEDGALSGLERLLLLNLSRNDLGRFNSDAFKGAYNLLQLDLSANFLQEFPSDALRLLTDLKFLNMSNNLITDIDQAHLSGLKELQVLDLSRNNIGRLGVNTFSGLAALTRLDLSLNALRTIEESSFEGLTRLKWLSLQDNNILLVPATALTRLPSLTHLHVEFNRIAALSTELIKATASRLVTLALTRNLVREIPPGSFHDFENLISIELSGNMLSTISPTTFAGLENTLANLDVSRNRLTSIGELPLRNLVSFDLSNNQLTKVPPETFERLQRLRYLNLSSNPLYGGFPPVFPSSIVNLDVSRTDLRILPAILLANLESLERISVAGNKLERIDEGTFRGLTNLTKIDLSGNQLVSIDNGAFAGLISLYELNLRSNKLISFGGEHFDTGTGLEVLDLSSNRIDRLSPTAFAIHPRLRILDLSDNRFHHFPGDYARSLQFLERLDLSRNALKRVGEFGFSRIARLRVLNLAGNEIESVDELAFHNSTQLQLLDLSDNDVESLSERTMEGLLRLEHLNLRNNRLSSLPETIFDTSRVRSVESVDLSGNRFDEIPIRTLQRQSAYLSRLNLARNRLVEVFTQDVANNVKDLDLSDNPLSENAVKGILGEAKILRSLNLANTGTSTLTRLETPFLKRLNLSGNGISDVESKALERTTMLESLDVSKNRLTDLTSVITALKDLPVLRWLDVSGNDASTINETTFEGLTALRSLKMSDLPNCARIERTAFKPLANLRSLSAYNYPKLGYFDVQGILKGMTRLESLDVEIKDSSVSNEQLSIRAHPRLRELILRGERLRNVLSSSLVGVRGRKLTIGLKNTSVDAIPAALFFPVPRSTELELDVSGSKFTALSSQFLAALDERGGTVKIKGLDKNPINCSCDARPLWKWLRTMKNVDDNNSSNRVLCVAPPHLVGFVLTNLEEDKLSCEFTAATPGTRHRTTLADTTVASKKSTVPAPEPEIIWTVAPAVQNDQKRNKHYNNNNNHDHAVDSTVGTASGTDDTLIIGIVGGVVALTAIIVIVICICRLRWSSRAEEARMTAVASSIREASMIRPPSAYSGKINHDLYVGSYNGSTLDRGNGAQSIPTPPVQIMPFVQPMHLMHTLLTPTQMQSQAQQQSQLQSQQFYGYCDGSSLPVYVACSTDTKCDR is encoded by the exons GTGGTTGTTATCGTCGATACTCTTGCTTTCGAGCGTCCACTCGTCGAAGCAGGCATGGGTGCCCTGCGTGGAGTTGAGACGGAACCTGCAGGTCCCCTGCAAGTGCTCCGTTTCCACGGAATATGTTCGTTCGTTAGAAATGAACTGCGACAGAGTGATCTTCGCACGAGACACGGTGGAGAGCCTGCGCGGACAGCCTATCGTTTCCGTTAGCCAAAGAAATAGTGGATACCAAACTCTTCCCGAGGACCTGCTCGACTCTGGCCTGAATCTGAGGAAGCTTGACCTGTCAGGCAACTCGATATACAAACTGATGAATCGTCTATTAGCAGCGCAGCCCAAACTGGAGGAACTGAAACTCGCTGACAATCTTCTTGGCGATAGCCTGAACCCTATATTCTCCAGCAATGAGTTCCACGGTATGAGGGAGCTGAGGCTCCTAGATCTGAGCAGGAATGGCTTGAGGAGCATCGAGGAAGGTATTTTCAAGGGCTGCGAGAGTCTCGAGCAACTGTACTTGGATGGGAACGATCTAACGGCTGTGCCAACAGCGTCGCTGAAGGGGCCCAAGTCCATCAGGGTCCTCTCGCTGTCTGGAAACAATATTG AATCGCTGCCACGAGCTGCCTTCTCGATGGTTGGCGACTCGTTGCTGCGATTGGACCTCAGCGAGAACGAACTGTCCCACATGGAAGATGGAGCTCTTTCTGGGCTTGAAAGGTTGCTCCTTCTGAATCTATCTCGCAACGATCTTGGTCGATTCAACAGCGATGCTTTCAAAG GTGCTTACAACCTACTGCAGTTGGATCTCTCTGCAAACTTTCTCCAAGAATTTCCCAGCGACGCGCTGAGGCTCTTGACGGACCTCAAGTTCCTCAACATGTCCAACAATTTGATTACG GACATCGACCAGGCGCACCTGTCGGGGCTGAAGGAGCTACAGGTGTTGGATCTCAGTCGCAACAACATCGGTAGGCTCGGGGTCAACACGTTTTCTGGTTTGGCTGCACTGACTAGGCTCGATTTGAGTTTGAACGCCTTACGTACG ATCGAAGAGTCGTCGTTCGAGGGCTTGACCAGGCTGAAATGGCTCTCCCTGCAGGACAACAACATCCTCCTGGTGCCGGCAACTGCTCTGACCAGACTACCATCTCTGACCCATCTCCACGTGGAATTCAATCGTATAGCAGCGCTATCGACTGAACTGATAAAAGCAACTGCATCGAGGCTGGTCACTCTAGCACTAACACGAAATTTAGTCCGCGAGATACCTCCTGGATCGTTCCACGACTTTGAGAATCTAATCAGCATCGAACTATCGGGCAACATGCTCTCAACGATCTCCCCAACTACATTCGCCGGACTAGAAAACACCTTAGCAAACTTGGATGTCTCTCGCAATAGATTGACGTCCATTGGGGAACTTCCGTTACGAAACTTGGTCTCTTTCGATTTATCGAATAACCAGCTGACAAAAGTCCCTCCAGAGACCTTCGAGCGTCTACAACGACTGAGATATTTGAATTTGAGCTCGAATCCTCTGTACGGAGGCTTTCCACCAGTCTTTCCATCTTCGATTGTTAATCTGGACGTGTCGCGTACAGATCTGAGGATACTACCAGCGATTTTACTAGCCAACCTCGAGTCGTTGGAAAGGATATCGGTAGCTGGGAATAAATTGGAAAGGATCGATGAGGGGACGTTTCGAGGACTCACAAATCTGACGAAGATAGACTTGTCAGGAAATCAGCTAGTTAGTATCGATAACGGAGCGTTCGCGGGTTTGATAAGCCTCTACGAGCTGAATCTTCGTAGTAACAAATTGATTTCCTTCGGTGGAGAACATTTTGACACAGGAACTGGTTTGGAAGTCCTCGACTTGTCCAGCAATCGAATCGATAGATTGTCCCCCACTGCTTTCGCGATACACCCAAGATTGAGGATCCTAGATCTTTCGGACAACAGATTCCATCACTTTCCAGGCGACTACGCCAGGTCCCTGCAGTTCTTGGAGCGCTTAGATTTGTCGCGAAACGCATTGAAACGGGTTGGAGAGTTTGGGTTCTCGCGAATAGCGCGACTGAGAGTTCTGAATCTCGCTGGGAACGAGATCGAGTCGGTGGACGAGTTGGCGTTCCACAATTCTACACAGCTGCAGCTGCTAGATTTGTCAGACAACGATGTCGAATCCCTCAGCGAAAGAACTATGGAGGGCTTGCTGCGTCTCGAGCATCTGAATCTTCGCAACAACAG ATTGTCTTCCCTGCCAGAAACGATCTTCGACACCAGCAGAGTTCGTTCAGTAGAAAGCGTGGATCTTTCAGGAAACCGCTTCGACGAGATACCTATAAGAACCCTTCAAAGGCAATCAGCCTATCTGTCGCGTTTAAACCTAGCACGTAATCGACTGGTCGAGGTCTTTACCCAGGACGTGGCCAACAATGTGAAAGATTTGGACCTCTCTGACAATCCCCTGAGCGAGAACGCTGTGAAGGGAATACTTGGTGAGGCAAAGATCCTGAGATCGTTAAACCTCGCCAATACTGGGACGAGTACTCTCACCAGATTGGAAACACCCTTTTTGAAGCGATTGAATCTCTCAGGGAACGGTATAAGCGACGTGGAGTCCAAGGCACTCGAGCGTACGACCATGCTGGAGAGCCTGGACGTCTCCAAGAATCGATTAACCGATTTAACAAGTGTGATCACTGCGTTGAAGGATTTGCCAGTCCTCAGGTGGCTGGACGTGTCAGGGAACGACGCCAGCACTATCAACGAAACCACCTTCGAGGGCCTGACTGCTCTACGCTCCCTCAAGATGTCGGATCTCCCTAACTGTGCTCGAATCGAAAGGACAGCTTTCAAACCATTGGCGAATCTACGTTCATTATCCGCATACAACTATCCTAAGCTAGGCTACTTTGACGTCCAAGGGATCCTCAAAGGAATGACTCGATTAGAGTCGTTGGACGTGGAAATCAAAGACTCGTCTGTGAGCAACGAGCAACTGTCGATACGCGCTCATCCTCGTCTACGAGAATTAATACTGCGCGGTGAGAGATTAAGGAACGTCCTCTCCAGCTCATTGGTCGGTGTTCGCGGACGTAAACTGACCATAGGTCTCAAGAACACTTCCGTAGACGCTATACCAGCCGCCCTCTTTTTCCCAGTTCCTCGATCCACTGAACTAGAGCTGGATGTCTCAGGAAGCAAGTTCACAGCTCTATCTTCCCAATTTCTCGCCGCCCTGGACGAGCGTGGGGGCACAGTGAAGATCAAGGGTCTCGATAAGAACCCTATCAACTGCAGCTGCGACGCCAGGCCCCTCTGGAAGTGGCTGAGAACCATGAAGAACGTCGATGATAACAATTCCTCGAATCGCGTGCTCTGCGTCGCTCCTCCTCATTTAGTAGGCTTTGTTTTGACTAACCTCGAAGAAGACAAACTATCCTGCGAGTTCACAGCTGCTACTCCAGGTACCAGACATAGAACTACCCTAGCTGATACTACTGTCGCCTCGAAGAAATCGACAGTCCCTGCTCCAGAGCCAGAGATCATCTGGACAGTGGCGCCTGCAGTCCAGAATGAccaaaaacgaaacaaacattataataataacaataatcaTGACCACGCAGTGGATTCCACAGTAGGGACTGCTTCAGGAACCGACGATACCCTAATCATAGGTATAGTCGGTGGAGTGGTCGCTCTTACAGCTATAATAGTCATTGTAATCTGCATCTGTCGACTGAGATGGTCCAGCAGAGCAGAGGAGGCGCGAATGACCGCTGTAGCTTCCAGCATCCGCGAGGCGTCGATGATAAGACCACCCAGTGCCTACTCTGGAAAAATCAATCACGATCTTTATGTAGGATCTTATAATGGATCGACGTTGGATCGTGGAAACGGCGCTCAGTCCATTCCAACGCCTCCTGTTCAGATAATGCCCTTCGTGCAACCGATGCATCTGATGCACACGCTTCTGACTCCGACGCAAATGCAGTCCCAGGCCCAGCAGCAATCGCAGCTGCAATCGCAACAATTCTACGGATATTGCGACGGATCGTCGTTGCCCGTCTACGTTGCCTGCTCCACGGATACCAAATGCGACAGATAA
- the LOC128877280 gene encoding proteoglycan Cow isoform X1, with product MRFSWVFVATVLLFLATGARCKRKFDGDFEFAEEDDTRIMKVGDKKRWIHDPNNILCRPLTCGKKELCLLEDSFTAVCVSKKELRKSGDIVIPKSRAVQQNRRMRTETSVDSEDDDAFFDSEDDDEDQDESKCQECPVGKPAFLCGNDNRTYSSLCRLAYHNCIHHALVSIACKGFCPCKAADLRAYNKKMQMERQKSKMGEMMRNRDITLTPRDFNYDNHHYQYIKYTKRGKALAAGSKYDDKNLMSNEVMEKTPSPLKSMYNSQLSRKSECPPSSKPAMANRLLDWFSVVMAESKYRPHPKPKALLIIGCQSEVRWMFGHLDKDGDGRLSLSELYGLEHDQNEPCLKPFLDGCDTNGDIFVSGSEWCGCFSKAEGPCAAVRKRSSPEVAPICDSRGYYRSTQCHRSLGLCWCVDPHGVEYAGTRTRGSKPDCGKCRLLLSTQFLPLSIKSIFKISNVSDKIGNTINNPVGTKWSNSVDLDDDDEDGGTDSGQDLEGSADQPLDF from the exons GATGACACGCGGATAATGAAAGTGGGCGACAAGAAAAGATGGATACACGATCCGAATA ATATACTTTGTCGACCGTTGACTTGCGGAAAGAAAGAACTCTGCCTTCTCGAAGACTCTTTCACAGCCGTTTGCGTTTCGAAAAAGGAACTTCGCAAATCAGG aGACATAGTGATTCCAAAGTCGCGGGCAGTTCAACAGAACCGACGAATGAGAACGGAAACTTCGGTCGATTCGGAGGATGACGATGCCTTCTTCGATTCcgaagacgacgacgaggatCAGGACGAGTCGAA ATGTCAAGAATGTCCTGTGGGGAAGCCGGCGTTCCTTTGCGGAAACGATAATCGCACATATAGTTCGCTGTGCCGGTTGGCATACCACAATTGCATCCACCACGCGTTGGTGAGCATCGCCTGCAAAGGTTTCTGCCCGTGCAAAG CGGCTGATTTACGGGCGTACAACAAAAAGATGCAAATGGAACGACAAAAGTCCAAGATGGGCGAGATGATGCGAAATCGTGATATTACACTTACCCCTCGTGACTTCAATTACGACAATCACCATTACCAGTACATAAAATACACCAAACGTGGCAAG gCACTAGCCGCAGGAAGCAAATACGACGACAAGAATTTGATGAGTAACGAAGTCATGGAGAAGACGCCCTCGCCATTGAAGTCTATGTACAATTCTCAGTTATCGCGAAAATCTGAATGTCCGCCGTCCTCGAAACCGGCAATGGCAAATCGTCTGCTGGACTGGTTTTCAGTCGTGATGGCGGAATCCAAGTACCGCCCTCATCCTAAACCGAAAG CTCTCCTCATTATCGGTTGCCAGAGCGAGGTCAGGTGGATGTTCGGACATTTGGACAAGGACGGCGACGGTCGGCTGTCTCTTTCCGAGCTGTACGGTCTCGAGCATGATCAGAACGAGCCGTGTCTCAAACCATTTCTGGATGGTTGCGACACCAACGG AGACATATTTGTGAGCGGTTCCGAGTGGTGTGGATGCTTTTCAAAGGCCGAAGGTCCTTGTGCCGCCGTACGTAAAAGGTCATCCCCCGAAGTTGCTCCCATCTGCGACTCCCGAGGATATTACCGAAGTACTCAGTGCCATCGCAGTCTTGGACTCTGCTGGTGCGTCGATCCCCATGGCGTGGAGTACGCTGGTACCAGAACACGCGGTAGCAAGCCGGATTGCGGTAAATGTCGTTTATTACTTTCGACACAGTTTTTACCACTTtcgataaaatcaattttcaaaatatctaaTGTTTCAGATAAAATCGGGAATACGATCAACAACCCAGTAGGTACGAAGTGGTCGAATAGCGTAGACctggacgacgacgacgaagacggTGGTACAGATTCCGGACAGGATCTCGAGGGCTCTGCCGATCAGCCTTTAGACTTTTAG
- the LOC128877280 gene encoding proteoglycan Cow isoform X3: MKVGDKKRWIHDPNNILCRPLTCGKKELCLLEDSFTAVCVSKKELRKSGDIVIPKSRAVQQNRRMRTETSVDSEDDDAFFDSEDDDEDQDESKCQECPVGKPAFLCGNDNRTYSSLCRLAYHNCIHHALVSIACKGFCPCKAADLRAYNKKMQMERQKSKMGEMMRNRDITLTPRDFNYDNHHYQYIKYTKRGKALAAGSKYDDKNLMSNEVMEKTPSPLKSMYNSQLSRKSECPPSSKPAMANRLLDWFSVVMAESKYRPHPKPKALLIIGCQSEVRWMFGHLDKDGDGRLSLSELYGLEHDQNEPCLKPFLDGCDTNGDIFVSGSEWCGCFSKAEGPCAAVRKRSSPEVAPICDSRGYYRSTQCHRSLGLCWCVDPHGVEYAGTRTRGSKPDCDKIGNTINNPVGTKWSNSVDLDDDDEDGGTDSGQDLEGSADQPLDF, encoded by the exons ATGAAAGTGGGCGACAAGAAAAGATGGATACACGATCCGAATA ATATACTTTGTCGACCGTTGACTTGCGGAAAGAAAGAACTCTGCCTTCTCGAAGACTCTTTCACAGCCGTTTGCGTTTCGAAAAAGGAACTTCGCAAATCAGG aGACATAGTGATTCCAAAGTCGCGGGCAGTTCAACAGAACCGACGAATGAGAACGGAAACTTCGGTCGATTCGGAGGATGACGATGCCTTCTTCGATTCcgaagacgacgacgaggatCAGGACGAGTCGAA ATGTCAAGAATGTCCTGTGGGGAAGCCGGCGTTCCTTTGCGGAAACGATAATCGCACATATAGTTCGCTGTGCCGGTTGGCATACCACAATTGCATCCACCACGCGTTGGTGAGCATCGCCTGCAAAGGTTTCTGCCCGTGCAAAG CGGCTGATTTACGGGCGTACAACAAAAAGATGCAAATGGAACGACAAAAGTCCAAGATGGGCGAGATGATGCGAAATCGTGATATTACACTTACCCCTCGTGACTTCAATTACGACAATCACCATTACCAGTACATAAAATACACCAAACGTGGCAAG gCACTAGCCGCAGGAAGCAAATACGACGACAAGAATTTGATGAGTAACGAAGTCATGGAGAAGACGCCCTCGCCATTGAAGTCTATGTACAATTCTCAGTTATCGCGAAAATCTGAATGTCCGCCGTCCTCGAAACCGGCAATGGCAAATCGTCTGCTGGACTGGTTTTCAGTCGTGATGGCGGAATCCAAGTACCGCCCTCATCCTAAACCGAAAG CTCTCCTCATTATCGGTTGCCAGAGCGAGGTCAGGTGGATGTTCGGACATTTGGACAAGGACGGCGACGGTCGGCTGTCTCTTTCCGAGCTGTACGGTCTCGAGCATGATCAGAACGAGCCGTGTCTCAAACCATTTCTGGATGGTTGCGACACCAACGG AGACATATTTGTGAGCGGTTCCGAGTGGTGTGGATGCTTTTCAAAGGCCGAAGGTCCTTGTGCCGCCGTACGTAAAAGGTCATCCCCCGAAGTTGCTCCCATCTGCGACTCCCGAGGATATTACCGAAGTACTCAGTGCCATCGCAGTCTTGGACTCTGCTGGTGCGTCGATCCCCATGGCGTGGAGTACGCTGGTACCAGAACACGCGGTAGCAAGCCGGATTGCG ATAAAATCGGGAATACGATCAACAACCCAGTAGGTACGAAGTGGTCGAATAGCGTAGACctggacgacgacgacgaagacggTGGTACAGATTCCGGACAGGATCTCGAGGGCTCTGCCGATCAGCCTTTAGACTTTTAG
- the LOC128877282 gene encoding alcohol dehydrogenase class-3 — translation MSDTTGRIIKCKAAVAWQEKEPLSLEEIEVAPPKAGEVRIKVVAIALCHTDAYTLSGLDPEGIFPCILGHEGSGIVESVGEGVHEFQPGDHVIPLYIPQCGTCKFCKSPKTNLCSKIRETQGKGVMPDGTSRFTCKGREIAHFMGCSTFSEYTVVADISLAKIDPVAPLDKVCLLGCGIPTGYGAVLNTAKVEPGSTCAIWGLGAVGLAVAFGCKKAGAKRIIGIDLNPSKFEQAKVFGCNEFINPKDHDKPIQQVLIDLTDGGLDYTFECVGNVNTMRAALESCHKGWGTSVIVGVAAAGQEISTRPFQLVTGRVWKGTAFGGWKSKESVPKLVQEYMTKTLILDEFITHTLPFDRINDGFDLLHSGKCLRTVLKF, via the exons ATGTCGGACACTACTGGGAgg ATAATTAAATGCAAAGCTGCAGTGGCTTGGCAAGAAAAAGAGCCTCTATCGCttgaagaaattgaagtaGCCCCACCAAAGGCTGGTGAAGTAAGAATTAAAGTTGTTGCCATTGCTTTGTGTCATACAGATGCTTATACTTTAAGTGGATTAGACCCAGAAGGCATATTTCCATGTATTCTTGGTCACGAAGGCAGTGGTATCGTTGAAAGTGTTGGAGAAGGAGTACATGAATTTCAACCAG GTGATCATGTAATCCCACTGTATATTCCTCAATGTGGCACGTGCAAATTCTGCAAGTCTCCCAAAACTAATTTGTGTAGCAAGATACGTGAAACGCAAGGGAAAGGTGTAATGCCCGACGGTACTTCTAGATTTACTTGCAAAGGTCGCGAAATTGCCCATTTCATGGGATGCTCTACTTTCTCTGAATATACAGTGGTTGCGGATATTTCTCTTGCCAAG ATTGATCCTGTTGCACCGCTTGATAAAGTATGCTTGTTGGGCTGCGGAATTCCTACCGGGTACGGTGCTGTCCTTAACACCGCTAAAGTAGAACCTGGAAGCACGTGTGCCATATGGGGACTGGGTGCTGTCGGGTTAGCGGTTGCATTTGGTTGCAAGAAAGCTGGAGCTAAGCGTATTATTGGGATAGATCTAAATCCAAGCAAATTCGAGCAGG CTAAAGTTTTCGGATGCAACGAGTTTATTAATCCTAAAGATCATGATAAACCAATTCAACAAGTTTTGATTGACTTAACGGATGGTGGACTAGATTATACTTTTGAATGCGTCGGCAATGTAAACACTATG aGAGCTGCGTTAGAATCCTGTCACAAAGGTTGGGGTACGTCTGTTATCGTGGGTGTAGCTGCTGCAGGTCAGGAAATAAGTACTCGTCCGTTCCAGTTGGTAACAGGGCGAGTATGGAAAGGAACCGCATTTGGTGGTTGGAAATCTAAAGAAAGCGTACCCAAATTAGTACAAGAGTACATGACCAAGACTCTGATTCTTGATGAATTCATTACACACACTCTTCCATTCGATCGAATTAACGACGGATTTGACTTGTTGCACTCTGGAAAGTG TTTGCGGACGGTGCTTAAATTCTGA
- the LOC128877280 gene encoding proteoglycan Cow isoform X2, translated as MRFSWVFVATVLLFLATGARCKRKFDGDFEFAEEDDTRIMKVGDKKRWIHDPNNILCRPLTCGKKELCLLEDSFTAVCVSKKELRKSGDIVIPKSRAVQQNRRMRTETSVDSEDDDAFFDSEDDDEDQDESKCQECPVGKPAFLCGNDNRTYSSLCRLAYHNCIHHALVSIACKGFCPCKAADLRAYNKKMQMERQKSKMGEMMRNRDITLTPRDFNYDNHHYQYIKYTKRGKALAAGSKYDDKNLMSNEVMEKTPSPLKSMYNSQLSRKSECPPSSKPAMANRLLDWFSVVMAESKYRPHPKPKALLIIGCQSEVRWMFGHLDKDGDGRLSLSELYGLEHDQNEPCLKPFLDGCDTNGDIFVSGSEWCGCFSKAEGPCAAVRKRSSPEVAPICDSRGYYRSTQCHRSLGLCWCVDPHGVEYAGTRTRGSKPDCDKIGNTINNPVGTKWSNSVDLDDDDEDGGTDSGQDLEGSADQPLDF; from the exons GATGACACGCGGATAATGAAAGTGGGCGACAAGAAAAGATGGATACACGATCCGAATA ATATACTTTGTCGACCGTTGACTTGCGGAAAGAAAGAACTCTGCCTTCTCGAAGACTCTTTCACAGCCGTTTGCGTTTCGAAAAAGGAACTTCGCAAATCAGG aGACATAGTGATTCCAAAGTCGCGGGCAGTTCAACAGAACCGACGAATGAGAACGGAAACTTCGGTCGATTCGGAGGATGACGATGCCTTCTTCGATTCcgaagacgacgacgaggatCAGGACGAGTCGAA ATGTCAAGAATGTCCTGTGGGGAAGCCGGCGTTCCTTTGCGGAAACGATAATCGCACATATAGTTCGCTGTGCCGGTTGGCATACCACAATTGCATCCACCACGCGTTGGTGAGCATCGCCTGCAAAGGTTTCTGCCCGTGCAAAG CGGCTGATTTACGGGCGTACAACAAAAAGATGCAAATGGAACGACAAAAGTCCAAGATGGGCGAGATGATGCGAAATCGTGATATTACACTTACCCCTCGTGACTTCAATTACGACAATCACCATTACCAGTACATAAAATACACCAAACGTGGCAAG gCACTAGCCGCAGGAAGCAAATACGACGACAAGAATTTGATGAGTAACGAAGTCATGGAGAAGACGCCCTCGCCATTGAAGTCTATGTACAATTCTCAGTTATCGCGAAAATCTGAATGTCCGCCGTCCTCGAAACCGGCAATGGCAAATCGTCTGCTGGACTGGTTTTCAGTCGTGATGGCGGAATCCAAGTACCGCCCTCATCCTAAACCGAAAG CTCTCCTCATTATCGGTTGCCAGAGCGAGGTCAGGTGGATGTTCGGACATTTGGACAAGGACGGCGACGGTCGGCTGTCTCTTTCCGAGCTGTACGGTCTCGAGCATGATCAGAACGAGCCGTGTCTCAAACCATTTCTGGATGGTTGCGACACCAACGG AGACATATTTGTGAGCGGTTCCGAGTGGTGTGGATGCTTTTCAAAGGCCGAAGGTCCTTGTGCCGCCGTACGTAAAAGGTCATCCCCCGAAGTTGCTCCCATCTGCGACTCCCGAGGATATTACCGAAGTACTCAGTGCCATCGCAGTCTTGGACTCTGCTGGTGCGTCGATCCCCATGGCGTGGAGTACGCTGGTACCAGAACACGCGGTAGCAAGCCGGATTGCG ATAAAATCGGGAATACGATCAACAACCCAGTAGGTACGAAGTGGTCGAATAGCGTAGACctggacgacgacgacgaagacggTGGTACAGATTCCGGACAGGATCTCGAGGGCTCTGCCGATCAGCCTTTAGACTTTTAG